One stretch of Balneola sp. MJW-20 DNA includes these proteins:
- the alaS gene encoding alanine--tRNA ligase, producing MSHKTSAQIRKEFLEFFKEKDHAIVSSAPVVPKDDPTLLFTNAGMNQFKPIFLGEEAALQHEGKKWTRAADTQKCIRVSGKHNDLEEVGHDTYHHTLFEMLGNWSFGDYFKKEAISWAWELLVDKWGLEPDRLYATVFEGDEEDGLPVDDEAIELWKSETGIAHDHILKFDKKDNFWEMGDTGPCGPCSEIHIDLRSEEDRKKQPGAELVNMDDPRVMEIWNLVFIQFNRLPDSTLEKLPAVHVDTGMGFERICAVMQNKTSNYDTDVFTPLISEIADMAGISYGDDEQKDIAMRVISDHIRAVTFSIADGASPGNDGRGYVIRRILRRAIRYGWDKLGFKEPFFYKLVDVLAEQFKGVFPEIVAQKDYLKNVIRSEEQSFLKTLGQGIELFNAMIEGKDKVSGDDAFKLHDTYGFPIDLTELMARENGIQVDVKGFDNLMQEQKERARSAGKFSVDQSKTNEWNRIAESLAFEFVGYDEDQADVHILAWRKEGERFALILNKTPFYAESGGQVADSGNLVKGENSIRISDVQKGSEAYIHYTSELPEDLTGTWTARINASRRREIMKHHSATHLLHAALRAVLGDHVAQKGSLVDEHHLRFDFSHYEAMTPQQLEDVERMVNQKIQENIPLQEERGVPIDEAKEKGAMMLFGEKYGEEVRVITFDPDYSIELCGGTHVPATGEIGYFRFTTETSVASGVRRVEAVCGMEADKELRKEKKLLDSIKRTVGQTNDLRAEIESLIESKKELEKELEKIRMQNTGDVLDELIRHGDILEHDINLVKGEIPGADMNMLKQLGYDAIDKTKENAAIVLASRDEKEGKVFLMVALTDDLIQQGLKAGVLVGQLGRIVGGGGGGQPNLATAGGRQPENLEKALAEVNALILESIN from the coding sequence ATGTCTCATAAGACTTCGGCGCAGATACGTAAGGAATTCCTCGAATTTTTTAAGGAAAAAGATCATGCAATTGTCTCCAGTGCACCTGTAGTGCCAAAAGATGATCCTACTCTATTGTTTACCAATGCAGGAATGAATCAGTTCAAACCTATATTTCTTGGTGAGGAAGCCGCGCTCCAGCATGAAGGCAAAAAATGGACCCGGGCTGCTGATACCCAAAAATGTATCAGAGTAAGCGGTAAACATAATGACCTGGAAGAGGTGGGACATGATACCTATCATCATACTCTTTTTGAAATGCTGGGTAACTGGTCCTTCGGTGATTATTTTAAAAAGGAAGCCATTTCATGGGCCTGGGAGTTATTGGTAGATAAATGGGGGCTCGAGCCGGATCGTCTGTACGCAACCGTATTTGAAGGAGATGAAGAAGATGGATTGCCGGTAGATGATGAGGCCATTGAACTCTGGAAATCTGAGACCGGAATTGCTCATGATCATATTCTGAAATTTGATAAGAAGGACAACTTCTGGGAAATGGGTGACACAGGACCCTGTGGCCCTTGTTCTGAGATCCATATTGACCTCCGTTCTGAAGAGGACAGGAAAAAGCAGCCCGGCGCTGAACTGGTCAACATGGACGACCCAAGGGTGATGGAGATCTGGAATCTGGTATTCATTCAATTCAACCGTTTACCGGATTCTACTCTGGAAAAATTACCTGCGGTTCATGTTGATACGGGAATGGGCTTTGAGAGAATCTGTGCGGTCATGCAGAATAAGACCTCGAATTATGATACGGACGTATTTACCCCTCTGATCAGCGAGATCGCTGACATGGCAGGAATATCATATGGAGATGATGAGCAAAAGGATATTGCCATGAGAGTGATCTCGGATCATATCCGGGCAGTTACCTTTTCCATAGCCGATGGCGCTTCACCCGGTAATGACGGTAGGGGTTATGTGATCAGAAGGATCCTCAGAAGAGCGATCCGTTATGGATGGGATAAACTGGGCTTTAAGGAACCATTTTTCTACAAGCTGGTGGATGTGCTGGCAGAACAATTTAAAGGTGTATTTCCTGAGATCGTGGCTCAGAAAGATTACCTGAAGAATGTGATCCGCTCTGAGGAACAAAGTTTTCTTAAAACTCTCGGTCAGGGAATTGAGCTTTTTAACGCCATGATCGAAGGTAAAGACAAAGTAAGCGGAGACGATGCTTTTAAACTGCATGATACGTACGGTTTCCCAATTGATCTGACCGAGCTGATGGCAAGGGAAAACGGCATTCAGGTAGATGTGAAGGGATTTGACAATCTGATGCAGGAGCAGAAAGAAAGAGCGCGATCCGCCGGCAAATTCAGCGTTGATCAATCCAAGACCAATGAATGGAACCGGATCGCTGAGTCCCTGGCATTCGAGTTTGTAGGTTATGATGAAGATCAGGCTGATGTTCATATCTTAGCTTGGCGAAAAGAAGGGGAACGGTTTGCACTCATCCTGAATAAAACCCCTTTCTACGCTGAGAGCGGCGGTCAGGTCGCTGATTCTGGTAATTTGGTGAAAGGTGAAAACAGTATCCGGATATCGGATGTTCAGAAAGGAAGTGAAGCATACATACATTATACTTCTGAGCTGCCAGAGGATCTGACTGGTACATGGACTGCGCGGATCAATGCCTCACGACGAAGAGAGATCATGAAACATCACTCAGCTACCCACCTGCTACATGCCGCACTGAGGGCTGTACTCGGTGATCATGTGGCACAGAAAGGGTCACTGGTAGATGAACATCATCTGCGCTTTGACTTCTCTCACTACGAGGCAATGACTCCTCAGCAGCTGGAAGATGTTGAAAGAATGGTAAATCAGAAAATTCAGGAGAATATTCCTCTGCAGGAAGAAAGAGGAGTCCCCATTGATGAAGCCAAAGAAAAAGGGGCGATGATGCTCTTCGGTGAAAAATACGGTGAGGAAGTAAGAGTGATCACGTTCGATCCTGATTATTCCATTGAATTATGTGGGGGTACACATGTACCTGCGACCGGGGAGATCGGATACTTCCGATTTACAACAGAAACTTCTGTAGCGTCTGGTGTACGGCGGGTGGAAGCAGTCTGCGGAATGGAGGCAGACAAAGAGCTGAGAAAGGAAAAGAAACTGCTCGACAGCATTAAAAGAACGGTAGGTCAGACTAATGATCTGCGTGCTGAGATAGAATCCCTGATCGAGTCTAAAAAAGAATTAGAGAAAGAACTCGAGAAGATCCGCATGCAGAATACCGGTGACGTGCTAGACGAACTGATCCGGCATGGTGATATACTGGAGCATGATATCAATCTGGTAAAAGGTGAGATTCCCGGAGCTGATATGAATATGCTCAAACAGCTGGGCTATGATGCTATTGATAAGACCAAAGAAAATGCTGCAATCGTACTTGCATCAAGGGATGAAAAAGAAGGAAAAGTATTCTTGATGGTCGCTCTTACGGACGACCTGATCCAACAGGGTCTGAAAGCAGGTGTCTTAGTGGGGCAGCTCGGCAGGATCGTTGGGGGCGGAGGAGGAGGTCAGCCTAACCTTGCTACAGCTGGTGGCAGACAGCCTGAAAACCTGGAAAAAGCACTTGCTGAAGTGAACGCCCTGATCCTGGAATCAATTAATTAA
- a CDS encoding FAD-binding oxidoreductase has protein sequence MPEIVLPEVELNIYTPKDPVEATIAENYICSAEGSPNFVRHITFDITGTDLVDRVKVGQAVGILPPGEADNGRPHKLRLYSVSSPNEGEGGKRHLISTTVKRVVEEIDGSLYTGVCSNYMCDLKVGDKVRMTGPSGKRFLLPENKNDFNYLFFATGTGIAPFRGMIMELMKSGYNGNVTLIFGCPYRTDLLYKDFFEKMEEENSNFQYLKYISREDRREDGTKNYLHNAIKDQKSTLDPYLKSDNTLIYICGLKGMESSIYHHLALQGYPEYLVLKGDLLEKSPEDWEWEEIKKLIKPSPRIFEEVY, from the coding sequence ATGCCGGAGATCGTACTTCCCGAAGTCGAATTAAATATATACACGCCCAAAGATCCTGTTGAGGCCACTATCGCCGAGAACTATATCTGTTCAGCAGAAGGCAGCCCGAATTTTGTGCGACACATAACCTTTGATATAACCGGAACCGACCTGGTTGACAGAGTCAAGGTGGGGCAGGCCGTTGGGATTCTTCCGCCGGGGGAGGCCGATAATGGGAGGCCTCATAAACTACGCCTTTACTCGGTATCTTCACCAAATGAAGGGGAAGGAGGTAAGCGGCATCTGATCTCTACGACGGTTAAAAGAGTAGTAGAGGAGATTGATGGCAGTCTGTATACCGGGGTCTGTTCAAATTATATGTGTGATCTTAAAGTCGGGGATAAGGTCAGAATGACCGGGCCGAGCGGAAAAAGATTCTTACTGCCGGAAAATAAAAATGATTTCAACTATCTGTTTTTTGCTACCGGAACCGGTATAGCGCCATTCAGAGGAATGATCATGGAGCTTATGAAATCAGGCTATAACGGAAATGTAACGCTCATTTTTGGCTGCCCTTACCGGACAGATCTTTTATACAAAGATTTCTTCGAGAAAATGGAAGAGGAGAACTCTAATTTTCAATATCTGAAGTACATATCCAGGGAAGATCGCAGGGAAGACGGAACTAAGAACTACCTTCATAATGCGATAAAAGACCAGAAAAGCACACTGGATCCTTATCTGAAATCAGACAACACTCTTATATACATCTGTGGACTAAAGGGTATGGAAAGTTCGATCTACCATCACCTTGCACTTCAGGGGTATCCGGAGTACCTGGTACTGAAAGGTGATCTGCTCGAGAAATCCCCGGAGGACTGGGAGTGGGAAGAGATCAAAAAACTGATTAAGCCTTCTCCAAGGATATTCGAAGAAGTTTACTAG
- a CDS encoding response regulator translates to MSNSIHRVLIVEDDNIISLVLVNMIKQMGHEVVGTTTNGREAIELANELDPSLILMDIRLKGDLDGIETVMAIKEKKDVAVIYVTGNTDKQHFDRAKESGFVDLISKPFTARDLEKSLDKVKASQF, encoded by the coding sequence TTGAGTAATTCTATTCACAGAGTTCTGATAGTAGAGGATGATAATATCATCTCGTTGGTATTAGTAAACATGATAAAACAGATGGGCCATGAGGTAGTCGGGACAACGACAAATGGTAGGGAAGCGATCGAACTTGCTAATGAGCTTGATCCAAGTCTGATCCTGATGGACATTAGGTTAAAAGGAGATTTAGACGGCATCGAAACCGTCATGGCTATCAAAGAAAAGAAAGATGTAGCGGTTATTTACGTAACCGGTAATACGGACAAGCAGCATTTTGATCGCGCAAAGGAATCCGGGTTTGTAGATCTGATCTCAAAACCCTTTACGGCCCGTGATCTCGAAAAGTCATTGGATAAAGTGAAAGCATCCCAATTTTAA
- a CDS encoding FAD-dependent oxidoreductase — MSSNKNGEKILVVGAGVSGLTTAMLLNSLGYKTRIISSKNPLSKKADPLFVSQYPSASVIPHSIFSDQAQKIFSDSKIVFSRLKKNHFPGISIHPHYEIFHKSTEEFWYLSSMDNIRSLDEAALPFSIPAGFSISSAWGYDCYFADWAVYYPALLNACLNTGSSLEITTLASDEWKDLPEDIIINCSELGTASLFPDLFSEMHLLAGHLLYIPDPISRYSKHRDIISYNITPPSSVYGPVPDYSMDIYSYRRNDGWILGGSRIPATINSDGRITSDHDHLLEAANFPEQIFELNREVILSYYNIDLRDLNEPLPKMSYRLTYPTSKGLTIRKDSKQGKTVIHNVGHGGAGVTMSWGCSLEVLRLLQGEHLQAQIIADQLNPIFER; from the coding sequence ATGAGTTCAAATAAGAACGGGGAAAAGATCTTAGTGGTAGGGGCAGGAGTCAGTGGTTTGACCACGGCAATGCTTCTGAACTCTCTTGGATACAAAACCCGCATCATCAGTTCGAAAAATCCCTTATCCAAAAAAGCTGATCCCTTATTTGTTAGTCAATATCCTTCAGCATCGGTCATCCCTCACTCCATATTCTCAGACCAGGCTCAGAAGATCTTCAGTGATTCAAAAATCGTTTTTAGCAGGCTGAAAAAAAATCATTTTCCCGGAATCTCGATTCATCCTCATTATGAAATATTTCATAAGTCAACTGAGGAGTTTTGGTATTTGTCTTCTATGGACAATATCAGGTCATTAGATGAAGCAGCATTGCCCTTTAGCATCCCGGCTGGTTTTTCTATCTCCTCTGCCTGGGGTTATGATTGTTACTTTGCCGACTGGGCTGTTTACTATCCTGCATTACTAAATGCCTGCCTGAATACCGGTTCAAGTTTAGAGATCACTACCCTAGCCTCTGATGAATGGAAGGATCTGCCAGAAGACATTATCATCAATTGCTCTGAACTAGGTACTGCTTCCCTTTTCCCGGATCTGTTCTCTGAAATGCACTTACTGGCCGGGCATTTATTATATATTCCTGACCCGATCAGCAGGTATTCAAAACACCGGGATATCATATCCTACAACATCACTCCTCCGTCCTCAGTATACGGGCCGGTGCCGGATTATTCCATGGATATCTATTCTTATCGGCGTAATGACGGGTGGATCTTAGGAGGAAGCCGCATTCCAGCCACCATAAATTCTGATGGCAGGATCACCTCTGATCATGATCATTTACTGGAAGCTGCGAACTTTCCTGAACAGATCTTTGAACTGAACCGGGAGGTCATTCTGAGTTATTATAATATAGACCTCCGGGACCTGAATGAGCCACTTCCTAAGATGAGTTACCGGCTCACGTATCCCACTTCAAAAGGACTTACGATCCGAAAAGATTCTAAACAGGGAAAAACCGTGATCCATAATGTTGGCCATGGAGGGGCGGGAGTTACCATGAGCTGGGGATGTTCCCTGGAAGTACTCCGTTTACTTCAGGGAGAGCATTTACAGGCACAAATTATAGCGGATCAGTTAAATCCCATCTTTGAGCGGTAG
- a CDS encoding amidohydrolase family protein, with protein sequence MDKPREEIRITNANVIDIRNGNIMTAMDILIADGKILALEKSPKIYSDNVELIDGSRKYVIPGLWDLHIHLRGGDSLISANRSLLPLYLAHGVTTVRDAGGDLTPSIMKWREAVRSGEIAGPYIFTSGPKLDGPDPTWEGSIEINSPEEVAAAVDSLESIGVDYVKTYDSRMSGDVYLSIIQETQKRGLKVTGHMPMTVSIDEAIDAGLDGIDHLYYVLKGTSSREEEINQAVISGEMGFWGAVRELLDSYEEEIATEFYKKLAENNVAVVPTLHIDDVLSYLHEEDHSGDEFLKYIPDELEATYQRRLRSALRRNEASIEFEEQMNLFFKDMVNDMYEAGVLLLAGSDAGAYNSFVYPGLSLHKELEAFQTSGLTPLQALQTSSLNGATFLEENAVFWRASSEADLILLNENPLDDVANTTSIFGVMQDGKYYSREDLDAILEAAITD encoded by the coding sequence ATGGATAAACCGCGTGAAGAGATACGGATAACTAACGCTAATGTAATAGATATCCGGAACGGAAATATCATGACTGCTATGGATATTCTTATTGCGGACGGAAAGATCCTGGCACTTGAAAAAAGCCCTAAGATTTATTCTGATAATGTTGAACTTATTGATGGCAGCAGGAAGTATGTCATTCCCGGACTGTGGGATCTGCATATTCATCTCCGGGGAGGAGATTCACTCATCTCCGCGAACCGATCCTTATTACCTCTGTACCTTGCACACGGAGTCACCACTGTCAGGGATGCAGGAGGCGACCTGACTCCTTCCATAATGAAATGGAGAGAAGCGGTCCGCTCAGGTGAAATTGCCGGACCCTATATTTTCACTTCCGGCCCTAAACTGGATGGACCTGACCCGACCTGGGAAGGATCCATAGAAATAAATTCTCCTGAAGAGGTAGCTGCCGCTGTTGATTCCCTGGAAAGTATAGGAGTTGATTATGTTAAGACTTATGACAGCAGAATGAGCGGTGACGTCTACTTATCCATCATTCAGGAAACTCAAAAAAGAGGACTCAAAGTAACCGGTCATATGCCCATGACCGTATCCATTGATGAAGCTATTGATGCGGGACTGGATGGTATTGACCATCTCTACTATGTGCTGAAAGGAACTTCTTCCAGGGAAGAGGAGATCAACCAGGCTGTGATCAGCGGGGAAATGGGCTTTTGGGGAGCAGTAAGGGAACTTCTCGACAGCTATGAAGAGGAGATCGCAACAGAATTCTATAAGAAACTCGCTGAAAACAATGTAGCGGTAGTTCCGACTCTGCATATTGATGATGTGCTAAGCTACCTGCATGAAGAGGATCATTCCGGAGATGAGTTTTTAAAATATATTCCGGATGAGCTCGAAGCTACTTATCAGCGAAGACTGCGATCTGCGTTGAGAAGAAATGAGGCTTCCATCGAATTTGAAGAACAAATGAATCTATTCTTCAAGGATATGGTAAATGATATGTATGAAGCGGGTGTACTACTGCTGGCAGGTTCCGATGCGGGTGCCTATAACTCTTTTGTCTATCCCGGACTCTCCTTGCATAAAGAGCTGGAAGCATTCCAAACCTCCGGATTAACTCCGCTTCAGGCACTGCAAACCAGTTCACTGAATGGGGCAACATTTCTGGAAGAGAATGCTGTATTCTGGAGAGCCTCTTCCGAAGCCGATCTCATATTACTGAATGAGAATCCGCTCGATGATGTTGCTAACACCACTTCAATTTTTGGGGTAATGCAGGATGGTAAGTACTACAGCCGAGAGGACCTTGATGCGATACTGGAAGCAGCTATTACTGATTGA
- a CDS encoding TIGR03643 family protein encodes MSHNKELSEADKSRIIEMAWEDRTPFDAIEFQFGLSEKETIELMRSEMKRTSFKMWRERVSGRDTKHRKKRKEDVNRFVSPNQY; translated from the coding sequence ATGAGTCACAACAAAGAACTTTCGGAAGCAGATAAGAGCAGGATCATAGAAATGGCCTGGGAAGACCGTACTCCTTTTGATGCTATAGAATTTCAGTTTGGTCTTTCCGAGAAGGAGACCATTGAACTCATGCGGTCAGAAATGAAAAGAACCAGTTTTAAGATGTGGCGAGAACGTGTAAGCGGAAGAGATACCAAGCATCGAAAAAAAAGAAAAGAGGACGTGAATCGCTTCGTAAGTCCAAATCAGTACTGA
- a CDS encoding MerC domain-containing protein, giving the protein MADTSNNSKKPGFWDRVGIGLSGICAIHCLLIPISVSLIPLWPALEELHGYTHLVFFLAISPAVYFSLKRKHAEKRITVYLITGLSVIFLAWFFNESLGDYGEAGITLVGSMLLIRGHWINYRSKMGFN; this is encoded by the coding sequence GTGGCAGACACATCAAATAATAGTAAGAAACCGGGTTTCTGGGACAGGGTAGGTATAGGTCTGTCCGGAATTTGCGCAATTCACTGTTTACTTATACCCATTAGTGTTTCACTTATTCCCCTGTGGCCGGCACTGGAAGAATTACACGGATATACACACCTGGTTTTCTTTCTGGCTATATCACCGGCAGTATATTTCTCATTGAAAAGGAAACATGCTGAAAAGAGGATCACAGTTTACCTGATAACCGGGTTGTCAGTGATATTTCTGGCCTGGTTCTTTAATGAAAGCCTCGGTGATTACGGAGAGGCAGGTATTACTCTGGTAGGAAGTATGCTGTTGATAAGAGGTCACTGGATTAACTACCGCTCAAAGATGGGATTTAACTGA
- a CDS encoding DUF502 domain-containing protein: MKTILNYFLRGLLIVFPLGATIYLTIVTIDWMNDVFNKLFFQGMEFSFPGLGILTGFTVISLVGFIFTRAFTRPIVHMFEKLFTRTPLVSIVYSSLKDLTEALVGDKKKFTKPVYISIDDTGIKRFGFVTEDSLSHMGLEGDVAVYCPHSYNVSGNLYIVPKDKVQPIKTNSTNFMRFIVSGGVTQIHE, encoded by the coding sequence ATGAAGACCATCCTGAATTACTTCCTCAGAGGATTGCTCATTGTATTTCCACTCGGAGCAACTATTTACCTGACCATTGTAACCATAGACTGGATGAATGATGTATTCAACAAGTTATTTTTCCAGGGAATGGAGTTCTCGTTTCCGGGTCTGGGAATACTTACTGGTTTTACCGTGATCAGTCTGGTCGGATTCATTTTCACCCGGGCCTTCACTCGGCCTATTGTGCATATGTTCGAGAAATTATTTACCAGAACCCCGCTGGTTTCCATCGTTTATTCTTCTCTTAAAGATCTTACAGAAGCACTCGTTGGTGATAAGAAGAAGTTCACCAAACCGGTATATATCAGTATAGATGACACCGGGATCAAACGATTTGGTTTTGTAACCGAGGATTCACTAAGTCATATGGGACTGGAAGGAGATGTAGCCGTTTACTGTCCGCACTCTTACAACGTATCCGGCAATCTTTATATCGTACCTAAAGACAAAGTTCAGCCTATCAAAACAAACTCCACAAATTTCATGCGGTTTATTGTTTCAGGCGGTGTTACTCAGATCCATGAGTAA